The following coding sequences are from one Formosa haliotis window:
- a CDS encoding DMT family transporter, translating to MTKPRIALIVGILCISIFPVLVRLSLTPGLISAFYRMAIASAVILPYVLITKQFKMPSTKIFMLASLCGVVFGLDVGVWNIAIQESSATQATLLTNLSPVWVGIGAFLFLKDKPLRNFWIGTVIALFGMVMLVGFNFFINLDFNLAFFFAILSGMLYAVYMLTSKFVLEETDVLTFMTISVVSSAIALGILSAIMKEPFSGFSNMGWFVLVIQGLVCQLLAWLLISYATKHMRATRVSVSLLGQAILASILAWIFLNETITLQMMIGGLILLFGIRVTFYTKNISLFRMRKKLKS from the coding sequence ATGACAAAGCCTAGGATTGCTTTAATAGTTGGAATACTTTGTATTTCAATATTTCCGGTATTGGTACGCCTTAGTTTAACGCCTGGATTAATATCTGCGTTTTACAGAATGGCTATTGCTTCGGCAGTAATATTACCTTATGTTTTAATCACAAAACAGTTTAAAATGCCCTCTACAAAAATTTTTATGTTAGCCTCGCTTTGTGGTGTGGTTTTCGGATTAGATGTAGGCGTTTGGAATATTGCCATTCAAGAATCTTCGGCCACACAAGCTACGCTACTAACCAATTTATCGCCTGTTTGGGTTGGTATAGGAGCCTTTCTGTTTTTAAAAGATAAACCATTACGCAATTTTTGGATTGGGACTGTTATCGCTTTATTTGGGATGGTCATGTTAGTGGGATTCAATTTTTTTATCAATCTCGATTTTAATCTGGCTTTCTTTTTCGCGATCCTCTCTGGTATGTTATACGCCGTTTATATGTTAACCAGTAAGTTTGTTCTAGAAGAAACCGATGTTTTAACCTTTATGACGATAAGCGTAGTTTCTTCTGCTATTGCATTGGGAATTTTAAGCGCCATCATGAAAGAGCCTTTTTCTGGCTTTTCTAATATGGGGTGGTTTGTGTTAGTTATTCAAGGGCTTGTTTGTCAGCTTCTCGCCTGGTTACTTATTAGTTATGCCACCAAACATATGCGTGCCACAAGAGTCTCTGTAAGTTTACTAGGACAGGCTATTTTGGCATCAATTTTAGCGTGGATCTTTTTAAATGAAACCATTACACTACAAATGATGATTGGAGGTTTAATTCTGCTTTTCGGAATTCGAGTAACCTTTTACACTAAAAATATCTCCTTATTTAGAATGCGTAAAAAATTAAAATCTTAA
- a CDS encoding histone deacetylase family protein, giving the protein MLKIAYHPIYNHPLPKGHRFPMEKYDLLPQQLLHEGTCTEDNFFEPELLVNHKPILEVHDAAYFYDLLNLTLNQRAARKTGFPLSRQLIQREIIIADGTLKACDYAIKHGIAMNIAGGTHHAYSTHGEAFCLLNDQAIAAKQLVLQNKAQRILIVDLDVHQGNGTAEIFKNESRIFTFSMHGKNNYPFKKEQSDLDIELDNATTDSTYLNILKQTLPHLIDEQKPDFIFYLSGVDVIASDKLGKLGLTIHGCKARDRYVLETCKLHAIPVMCSMGGGYTPEIKTIIDAHANTYRLAQELFF; this is encoded by the coding sequence ATGCTGAAGATTGCCTATCACCCCATTTACAATCATCCGCTTCCTAAGGGACATCGGTTTCCTATGGAAAAATATGATTTGCTTCCGCAGCAATTATTGCATGAAGGCACTTGTACCGAAGATAATTTTTTCGAACCCGAGTTACTTGTAAATCATAAACCCATATTAGAGGTTCATGACGCAGCATATTTTTACGATTTATTAAATTTAACCTTAAATCAGCGTGCTGCAAGAAAAACGGGATTTCCTTTAAGCCGGCAATTGATACAGCGCGAAATTATTATTGCAGATGGCACCCTAAAAGCCTGCGATTATGCCATAAAACATGGTATTGCAATGAATATAGCAGGAGGAACACATCATGCCTACTCCACTCATGGCGAGGCCTTTTGTTTGCTAAACGATCAAGCTATAGCAGCCAAACAATTAGTACTACAAAATAAAGCGCAACGCATTTTAATTGTAGATTTAGATGTGCATCAGGGTAATGGGACTGCAGAAATATTTAAAAATGAATCGCGTATTTTCACTTTTTCTATGCATGGTAAAAACAACTATCCATTTAAAAAAGAACAAAGCGATTTAGATATCGAATTAGATAACGCCACCACAGATTCTACTTATTTAAACATCTTAAAACAAACCTTACCACATTTAATAGACGAACAGAAACCCGACTTTATATTTTATTTATCTGGAGTCGATGTTATTGCATCTGATAAGTTAGGAAAATTAGGCTTAACTATTCATGGTTGTAAAGCTCGAGATCGATATGTTTTAGAAACTTGTAAACTTCATGCAATCCCAGTTATGTGCAGTATGGGTGGCGGATACACTCCGGAGATAAAAACCATAATAGACGCACATGCAAATACATACCGTTTGGCTCAAGAACTTTTTTTCTAA
- a CDS encoding Tex family protein, whose amino-acid sequence MSILHYIISQTQLPESGVKNTLALLNEDCTIPFISRYRKERTGNLDEVQIGEIVKFKEQFEALEKRKKAILKALEDQDVLTPELEQKIEKTQDLTALEDLYLPYKKSRKTKAEKARQQGLEPLAKIIMSQNANDVESIAYKYVKGDITSVDEALEGARHIIAEWINERSEIRNNIRHQLERFAMISTKVIKTKADDENAQKFRDYFDWEESLSRMPSHRFLAILRAEKEGFIRVKISIDDDRALDKIEQKIIRSRNACAEHIELAIKDSYKRLLLPSLVNEALQIAKDKADESAISVFAKNLKQLLLGSPLGEKRIMGIDPGFRTGCKVVCLDAQGQLKYNETIYPHPPKSDSVGAMKKISSLADAYKIEAIAIGNGTASRETEALIRKVHFKNDVQVFVVSEAGASIYSASKIAREEFPNYDVTVRGSVSIGRRLQDPLAELVKIDAKSIGVGQYQHDVDQAKLQKQLDVVVENCVNAVGVNINTASKSLLSYVSGIGPKLAENIFNHRNENGVFTSRNDIKKVPRLGGKAFEQGAAFLRIKGAKNPLDDSSVHPESYSIVNKMAKDLGKSVQDLIGNSSLLQKINLKQYCTENVGLLTLEDIIKELEKPGLDIREQAKVFTFNQNIKTINDLREGQLLPGIVNNITNFGCFVDVGIKESGLIHVSNLSDSFVKDVTEHVNLHEQIIVKVLEVDVPRKRIQLKLHK is encoded by the coding sequence ATGAGTATTTTACACTATATCATTTCCCAAACTCAACTTCCAGAATCGGGGGTAAAAAACACTTTAGCCCTCTTAAATGAAGACTGTACCATTCCGTTTATTTCACGTTACCGAAAAGAACGAACAGGTAATTTAGATGAAGTTCAAATTGGTGAAATTGTAAAATTCAAAGAGCAATTTGAAGCCTTAGAAAAGCGAAAAAAAGCTATTTTAAAAGCTTTGGAAGATCAAGATGTTTTAACGCCTGAATTAGAACAAAAAATTGAGAAAACCCAGGACTTAACTGCGCTTGAAGATTTGTATCTGCCTTATAAAAAAAGCCGAAAAACAAAAGCCGAAAAAGCCAGACAACAAGGTTTAGAGCCCTTAGCAAAGATTATCATGTCGCAAAATGCTAATGATGTAGAATCTATAGCTTATAAATATGTAAAAGGCGACATCACTTCGGTGGACGAGGCTTTAGAAGGTGCGAGACATATTATTGCCGAATGGATTAACGAGCGTAGTGAGATTCGAAATAACATCCGTCACCAGTTGGAGCGTTTTGCTATGATTTCCACGAAAGTGATAAAAACAAAAGCCGATGATGAAAATGCTCAAAAATTCAGAGATTATTTCGATTGGGAAGAAAGCTTAAGTCGCATGCCTTCGCATCGTTTTTTAGCCATTTTAAGAGCAGAAAAAGAAGGTTTTATTCGCGTTAAAATTTCGATTGATGATGACCGCGCTTTAGATAAAATTGAACAAAAAATAATACGTTCTAGAAACGCTTGCGCAGAACATATCGAACTGGCTATAAAAGATAGTTATAAACGCTTATTGCTGCCATCGTTGGTTAATGAAGCGCTTCAAATTGCTAAAGATAAAGCCGACGAATCTGCCATTAGCGTCTTTGCAAAAAACTTAAAACAGTTGTTGTTGGGATCGCCTTTAGGAGAAAAACGCATTATGGGCATAGATCCGGGTTTTAGAACAGGCTGCAAAGTGGTTTGCTTAGATGCGCAAGGGCAGTTAAAATATAACGAAACCATTTATCCACATCCGCCAAAAAGTGATAGTGTGGGGGCTATGAAAAAGATAAGTTCTTTAGCCGATGCTTATAAAATTGAAGCTATCGCGATTGGAAACGGCACGGCATCACGAGAAACCGAAGCTTTAATTAGAAAAGTGCATTTTAAAAACGATGTTCAGGTATTTGTGGTAAGCGAGGCAGGCGCCAGTATTTATTCGGCATCTAAAATTGCCCGTGAAGAATTCCCAAATTACGATGTTACGGTGCGTGGTTCGGTATCTATTGGTAGACGCTTACAAGATCCTCTAGCCGAATTGGTTAAAATTGATGCCAAATCTATTGGCGTTGGGCAGTATCAACACGATGTCGATCAGGCTAAGCTTCAAAAGCAATTGGATGTGGTGGTTGAAAATTGTGTGAATGCGGTTGGTGTAAACATTAATACGGCGAGCAAATCACTGTTGAGTTATGTTTCGGGAATTGGACCTAAATTGGCCGAAAATATTTTTAACCATAGAAATGAAAATGGGGTATTTACATCTAGAAATGATATTAAAAAAGTACCGCGTTTAGGCGGAAAAGCTTTTGAGCAAGGTGCTGCTTTTTTAAGAATTAAAGGCGCTAAAAATCCTTTAGATGATTCTTCAGTACATCCGGAAAGTTATTCCATCGTTAATAAAATGGCGAAAGATTTAGGGAAATCGGTTCAGGATTTAATAGGGAATTCATCACTACTTCAAAAAATAAATTTAAAACAGTACTGTACGGAAAATGTAGGTTTGCTTACGCTTGAAGATATTATTAAAGAACTTGAAAAGCCAGGTTTAGATATTCGAGAGCAAGCCAAAGTATTTACTTTTAATCAAAATATAAAAACCATTAACGATTTACGTGAAGGGCAATTGCTGCCTGGAATTGTTAATAATATTACCAATTTCGGTTGTTTTGTAGATGTAGGCATCAAAGAAAGTGGCTTGATTCACGTGTCTAATTTATCGGATAGTTTTGTGAAAGATGTTACCGAACACGTAAACTTACATGAACAAATTATTGTAAAAGTGCTCGAAGTTGATGTTCCGCGAAAGCGTATACAATTAAAGTTGCATAAATAA
- a CDS encoding copper resistance protein NlpE N-terminal domain-containing protein, which produces MIKKALPFLMIAILIASCKSNKEASTSTPVNGDNSMTSLDWNGTYVGTTPCADCEGLKTVITLNKDLTFTKKTQYLGKSTDVNTETGSFTWNNLGNTVTLKSNGTSQAYFVGEHTLTHLDLNGKKITGDLADKYILKQQNAETLKDTPWKLVQLNGKTIENVSKQPYLILGTEDHRVSGNTSCNGFGGEYELLEGNRITFSKMMHTMMACPNMEVENEFMKVLEVADNYSVVNGVLNLNKGRMATMAKFEVDYFVN; this is translated from the coding sequence ATGATAAAAAAAGCATTACCATTTTTAATGATTGCCATTTTAATTGCAAGTTGTAAAAGCAACAAAGAAGCTTCTACCTCTACACCTGTTAATGGAGATAATAGTATGACAAGTTTAGATTGGAATGGAACCTACGTAGGCACTACACCATGTGCAGATTGCGAAGGCCTTAAAACCGTAATTACCTTAAATAAGGATTTAACCTTTACTAAAAAAACGCAGTATTTAGGGAAATCGACAGATGTGAACACCGAAACCGGTTCGTTTACATGGAATAACCTAGGCAATACGGTAACTTTAAAATCGAACGGAACATCGCAAGCTTATTTTGTCGGGGAACATACCCTAACACATTTAGATTTAAATGGGAAGAAAATCACGGGAGATTTAGCCGATAAGTACATTTTAAAACAACAAAATGCCGAGACCTTAAAAGATACACCCTGGAAACTGGTTCAACTTAACGGAAAAACCATAGAAAACGTTTCTAAACAACCTTATTTAATACTGGGTACCGAAGATCATCGTGTTAGTGGAAACACAAGTTGTAATGGATTTGGTGGTGAGTATGAGCTTTTGGAAGGCAATAGAATAACATTTTCTAAAATGATGCACACCATGATGGCGTGCCCAAATATGGAAGTTGAAAATGAATTTATGAAAGTTTTAGAAGTTGCAGACAATTATTCGGTTGTAAACGGAGTTTTAAACTTAAATAAAGGTCGTATGGCCACTATGGCAAAATTTGAAGTAGATTACTTTGTAAACTAG
- the metG gene encoding methionine--tRNA ligase, producing MVNELRTFVALKQKSHMSKRYTITAALPYTNGPIHIGHLAGVYVPADIYARYLRLTGNDVLFICGSDEHGVPITIKAKKEGVTPQDIVDKYHAIIKTSFEDFGVSFDNYSRTSAKIHHDTASEFFTTLYNKGEFTEETTEQLYDEEANQFLADRFVVGTCPKCGYEEAYGDQCEKCGSSLNATDLINPKSAITGNVPTLKQTKHWFLPLDKHEDFLKEWILKGHKKDWKPNVYGQVKSWIDDGLRPRAVTRDLDWGIPVPVEGADGKVLYVWFDAPIGYISSTKEWAAREGKDWEPYWKDKDTTLIHFIGKDNIVFHCIIFPAMLRAEGSYILPENVPANEFLNLEGNKLSTSKNWAVWLPEYLEEFPNQQDVLRYALTANAPETKDNDFTWKDFQARNNNELVAIFGNFINRVVVLTNKYYNGNVPTPGDYSQIDEETLAALKAYPAVISSSIERYRFREASQELMNLARLGNKYLADEEPWKMIKVDEARTQTIMFVALQIASGLATLCEPFLPFTSSKLKGILNLSDENSWSSISTSDILLPANHHIGMAELLFSKIEDETIQNQLDKLIASKKANEAANKVAEPQKDTITFDDFSKLDLRVGTILEAEKMPKAKKLLVLKVDTGIDVRTIVSGIAESFTPEEVIGKRVTVLVNLAPRALRGVESEGMILMTETAEGKLVFVNPDEKGVTNGLQIS from the coding sequence ATGGTTAATGAATTGCGTACTTTTGTGGCTTTAAAACAGAAATCACACATGTCTAAAAGATATACCATTACTGCAGCGTTACCTTACACCAACGGCCCTATACATATCGGGCATTTAGCAGGTGTTTATGTTCCTGCCGATATTTACGCACGTTATTTACGTTTAACAGGAAACGATGTTCTTTTTATTTGCGGAAGCGACGAACATGGCGTTCCAATTACGATTAAAGCGAAAAAAGAAGGGGTTACCCCTCAAGATATAGTAGATAAATATCATGCCATTATAAAAACATCTTTTGAAGATTTTGGTGTATCCTTCGATAATTATTCACGTACCTCTGCAAAAATTCATCACGATACCGCGTCTGAGTTTTTTACCACGTTGTATAATAAAGGTGAATTTACTGAAGAGACTACAGAGCAGTTATACGACGAAGAAGCTAATCAGTTTTTAGCCGATCGATTTGTTGTAGGAACCTGTCCGAAATGTGGTTACGAAGAAGCCTATGGCGATCAGTGTGAAAAATGTGGAAGCAGTTTAAATGCTACAGATTTAATAAATCCAAAATCTGCCATTACAGGAAATGTACCCACATTAAAACAAACAAAACACTGGTTTTTACCTTTAGACAAGCATGAAGATTTTTTAAAAGAATGGATTTTAAAAGGACATAAAAAAGATTGGAAACCTAATGTTTACGGCCAAGTAAAATCTTGGATCGACGATGGTTTACGTCCACGTGCCGTAACTAGAGATTTAGATTGGGGAATTCCTGTGCCTGTAGAAGGTGCCGATGGAAAAGTATTGTATGTGTGGTTCGATGCTCCTATTGGCTACATCTCGTCTACCAAAGAATGGGCAGCTCGAGAAGGTAAAGATTGGGAACCGTATTGGAAAGATAAAGACACCACTTTAATTCATTTTATAGGTAAAGACAATATCGTTTTTCACTGTATTATTTTTCCTGCCATGCTAAGAGCCGAAGGGTCTTATATTTTACCAGAAAACGTACCAGCAAACGAGTTTTTAAATTTAGAAGGCAACAAATTATCCACGTCTAAAAATTGGGCCGTTTGGTTACCTGAATATCTAGAGGAGTTTCCAAATCAGCAGGATGTATTGCGTTATGCCTTAACAGCAAATGCTCCTGAAACTAAAGATAACGACTTTACTTGGAAAGATTTCCAGGCGAGAAATAATAATGAATTGGTTGCCATTTTCGGAAACTTTATTAATCGCGTGGTGGTCTTAACAAATAAATATTATAACGGTAATGTGCCTACACCAGGTGATTATTCTCAAATAGACGAAGAAACATTGGCCGCTTTAAAAGCATATCCTGCCGTAATTTCAAGTTCTATCGAGCGTTACAGATTTCGCGAGGCAAGTCAGGAATTAATGAATTTAGCCCGACTAGGAAACAAATATTTAGCCGACGAAGAGCCATGGAAAATGATAAAAGTAGACGAAGCTCGTACGCAAACGATTATGTTTGTTGCGCTTCAAATCGCTTCAGGATTAGCAACACTTTGCGAACCATTTTTACCATTTACTTCTTCTAAATTAAAAGGAATTTTAAACCTTTCAGATGAAAATAGTTGGAGCAGTATTTCAACTAGCGATATTTTACTTCCAGCAAATCATCACATTGGAATGGCAGAGTTATTGTTTTCAAAAATTGAAGATGAAACCATCCAAAACCAATTAGATAAATTAATTGCGAGTAAAAAAGCAAATGAAGCCGCCAACAAAGTTGCTGAACCTCAAAAAGATACCATTACTTTCGACGACTTCTCTAAATTAGACCTTCGAGTTGGCACGATTTTAGAAGCAGAGAAAATGCCTAAAGCAAAAAAATTATTGGTTTTAAAAGTCGATACAGGTATCGATGTACGCACCATTGTTTCTGGAATTGCAGAAAGTTTTACCCCAGAAGAGGTTATAGGAAAACGTGTAACGGTATTGGTTAATTTAGCGCCAAGAGCACTACGCGGTGTAGAAAGTGAAGGAATGATTTTAATGACCGAAACTGCCGAAGGGAAACTTGTTTTTGTAAATCCAGACGAAAAAGGAGTGACTAACGGATTACAAATTAGTTAG
- a CDS encoding S66 peptidase family protein has translation MAQQSIGPTFVDAQKSYIKPPYLKVGDTVAIVAPSGVLKNKEGEVNRAKALLKSWGLHAVVGKHVFTQHGHFAGSDKQRAADFQEALDDPKVKAIWCARGGYGTVRMMDLLDYTKFKAQPKWVIGYSDITGLHNQIHNLGYQSLHAMMCSSLPQNLDDIPETISSFKDAIFGTPLSYNLAGSSYNKTGTVIAPLTGGNLTLLHTMLGSETSIDTAGEILFIEEIGEYAYHIDRMLQSLKRAGYFEQCKGILVGDMSKVRKNTTNFGRTIDEIILDVVAEYDFPVAFNMPAGHEKDNRAMYLGRMVELKVTKDGSILRFLD, from the coding sequence ATGGCCCAACAATCTATTGGACCTACATTTGTAGATGCCCAGAAATCGTATATAAAACCTCCCTATTTAAAAGTTGGCGATACCGTAGCCATAGTAGCACCTTCGGGGGTGTTAAAAAATAAAGAAGGTGAAGTTAATCGTGCCAAGGCACTGCTTAAAAGTTGGGGCCTACATGCCGTGGTAGGGAAACATGTGTTTACACAACATGGCCATTTTGCCGGTAGTGATAAACAACGCGCAGCCGATTTTCAGGAGGCTTTAGATGATCCTAAAGTCAAAGCCATTTGGTGTGCGAGAGGTGGGTACGGCACGGTAAGAATGATGGATTTGCTCGATTACACTAAGTTTAAAGCCCAGCCGAAATGGGTGATAGGCTATTCCGATATTACCGGACTTCATAACCAAATTCATAATTTAGGCTATCAGTCACTACACGCTATGATGTGTAGTAGTTTGCCACAAAATCTAGATGATATCCCAGAAACCATATCAAGTTTTAAAGATGCCATTTTTGGAACGCCATTAAGTTATAATCTTGCAGGATCGTCGTACAATAAAACTGGGACTGTAATCGCACCCCTAACTGGAGGAAATTTAACATTATTGCATACCATGTTGGGCTCGGAAACCAGTATAGATACTGCTGGCGAGATTTTATTTATTGAAGAAATTGGCGAATATGCTTATCATATCGATAGGATGTTGCAAAGTTTAAAACGCGCTGGATATTTTGAACAGTGTAAAGGAATTCTCGTTGGCGATATGAGCAAGGTGAGAAAAAACACCACAAATTTTGGTAGAACTATTGATGAAATTATTTTAGATGTTGTTGCCGAATATGATTTCCCCGTCGCTTTTAATATGCCTGCCGGACACGAAAAAGATAACCGCGCCATGTATTTGGGAAGGATGGTTGAGCTGAAAGTGACTAAGGATGGTAGTATATTAAGGTTTTTAGACTAG
- a CDS encoding formyl transferase, with protein MKKIVLLLGSGVSSRIIYNGLKDEFKIEAVIIEKRFSVNKFIKRRIKKYGYWTVFGQLLFQVFGFRVLRYFSRSRINHIKDSFGLCDDSIVAENLYNIESVNSEECLRILNKINPDIIVVNGTRIISNKILRGINSTIINMHTGITPKYRGIFCGYWALVNKDDYNFGVTVHLIDKGIDTGGILNQGHVDISVKDNFSTYMYLQFAEGIVQLKKTINEILETTNTIKKGSGESKLWSHPTLWEYLYHRWVNGVK; from the coding sequence ATGAAGAAAATTGTTCTGCTTTTGGGTTCTGGAGTATCATCAAGGATTATATATAATGGTTTAAAGGATGAGTTTAAGATTGAAGCAGTAATTATTGAAAAAAGATTTTCTGTAAACAAGTTTATTAAAAGACGGATTAAAAAGTATGGCTATTGGACTGTTTTTGGTCAATTATTATTTCAAGTTTTTGGATTCCGAGTGTTAAGATATTTCTCAAGGAGTCGTATTAATCACATTAAGGATTCTTTTGGCCTTTGTGATGATTCTATTGTAGCTGAAAACCTATACAATATAGAATCAGTGAATTCAGAGGAGTGTTTGCGTATTTTAAATAAGATAAATCCTGATATTATAGTTGTTAATGGAACAAGAATTATTTCCAATAAAATTTTACGAGGTATAAATTCTACTATAATAAATATGCACACAGGAATTACTCCAAAATATAGAGGTATTTTTTGTGGTTATTGGGCATTAGTTAATAAGGATGATTATAATTTCGGTGTAACCGTTCATCTTATAGATAAGGGTATTGATACAGGGGGAATTTTGAATCAAGGTCATGTAGACATTAGTGTGAAGGATAATTTTTCTACCTATATGTATCTTCAGTTCGCAGAAGGTATTGTTCAACTAAAAAAAACCATTAATGAAATTCTTGAAACCACAAATACTATAAAAAAAGGATCTGGTGAAAGTAAGTTATGGTCACATCCTACCCTTTGGGAATATTTATATCACAGATGGGTTAATGGTGTGAAATGA
- a CDS encoding S9 family peptidase, with the protein MKKLILILTVLITSNLASAQKVMNPELLWSVKRISVMGMSNDASHIFYSVKIPNIENNNFDTTYFKIPTAGGTAVKIEKDDALVADKNISPDGTLKLFHKAVHIQDIKATDLYKNLDKADAYVFTELDNRHWDAWSDGSYEHVFYKDVNADDETATDIMPNEPYYSPQRPFGGDEDYIWSPDSKSIYYVSKKLKGTAYATSTNTDIYKYDIATKTTTNITEGNKGYDTNPAFAKTGALAWLQMKTDGYESDKNDLIVLENGIKQNLTQQWDGTVNSFKWSNDGTKLYFTAATDGTIQLFSVNYPGKKRMAPVVEQLSKGEFDIRGIVAEVNNTLIVTRGDMNHASEIYSFQLKDKSFKQLSSVNNAFYSGLDLPKVEKRYVTTTDNKKMLVWVILPPNFDPNKKYPTLLYAQGGPQSPLSQFYSYRWNFQLMASQGYIIVAPNRRGMPGHGVEWNEAISKDWGGQVMDDYLSAIDDVAKEPYVDNNRLGAIGASYGGYSVLYLAGIHNKRFKTLIAHDGVFDTRTMAGTTEEIFFTNHDFGGNYWDKSNTIAQKAFNEFNPVNHVDKWDTPILIIQGGKDYRVPIEQGLAAFQAAQLRGIKSKLLYLPEENHWVLQPQNALVWQHEFFKWLKETL; encoded by the coding sequence ATGAAAAAACTAATCTTAATTTTAACCGTATTGATTACCAGTAATTTAGCAAGCGCCCAAAAAGTGATGAATCCCGAATTGCTTTGGAGCGTAAAACGCATTAGTGTAATGGGAATGTCTAACGATGCTTCACACATTTTTTATAGTGTGAAAATCCCAAATATTGAAAATAATAACTTCGATACTACCTATTTTAAAATACCTACCGCTGGAGGTACAGCTGTTAAAATTGAGAAGGATGATGCTTTAGTTGCAGATAAAAACATATCGCCAGATGGCACTTTAAAACTGTTTCATAAAGCGGTGCACATACAAGATATAAAAGCTACAGATTTATATAAAAATTTAGATAAAGCAGATGCTTATGTGTTTACAGAGTTAGATAACCGCCATTGGGATGCTTGGAGCGACGGCTCTTACGAGCATGTATTTTACAAAGACGTAAATGCCGATGATGAGACCGCAACAGACATTATGCCTAACGAACCGTATTACTCGCCACAACGTCCGTTTGGAGGCGACGAAGATTATATTTGGTCGCCAGACAGTAAAAGTATTTACTACGTTAGTAAAAAATTAAAAGGAACGGCCTACGCAACGAGTACCAATACCGATATTTACAAATACGATATTGCTACTAAAACCACGACTAACATTACGGAAGGCAACAAGGGGTACGACACAAATCCAGCATTCGCTAAGACAGGGGCTTTAGCTTGGTTGCAAATGAAAACCGATGGTTACGAAAGCGATAAAAACGACCTTATTGTTTTAGAAAATGGCATCAAACAAAATCTAACTCAGCAATGGGACGGCACGGTAAACAGTTTTAAATGGAGTAACGACGGTACTAAACTTTACTTTACCGCAGCTACAGATGGTACAATTCAGTTATTTAGTGTGAATTATCCAGGTAAAAAACGAATGGCTCCTGTAGTAGAACAATTATCTAAGGGTGAATTTGATATTCGTGGAATTGTTGCTGAAGTTAACAACACGCTAATTGTTACACGAGGTGATATGAATCATGCGAGTGAGATTTATTCGTTTCAGTTGAAAGACAAATCGTTTAAGCAATTATCATCAGTAAACAATGCATTTTATAGTGGTTTAGATTTACCTAAAGTAGAAAAACGCTATGTAACGACTACCGACAATAAAAAAATGTTAGTTTGGGTGATATTACCACCTAACTTCGATCCGAATAAGAAATATCCGACCTTATTATATGCGCAAGGCGGACCACAATCGCCATTATCTCAGTTTTATTCTTACCGATGGAATTTCCAATTAATGGCATCGCAGGGCTACATTATTGTTGCTCCAAACCGAAGAGGAATGCCTGGTCATGGTGTAGAATGGAACGAAGCGATTAGTAAAGATTGGGGCGGACAAGTTATGGATGATTACCTTTCTGCTATAGATGATGTTGCTAAAGAACCGTATGTAGATAATAACCGCTTAGGTGCAATTGGTGCAAGTTACGGCGGATATTCGGTGTTATATTTAGCCGGTATACACAACAAACGCTTTAAAACGCTTATTGCCCACGATGGGGTTTTCGATACCCGAACCATGGCTGGAACTACAGAAGAAATCTTTTTCACAAACCATGATTTTGGTGGCAATTATTGGGATAAATCGAACACCATAGCTCAAAAAGCCTTTAATGAATTTAACCCTGTTAACCACGTAGATAAATGGGATACTCCTATTTTAATTATCCAAGGTGGAAAAGATTATCGTGTACCAATCGAGCAAGGTTTAGCAGCTTTCCAAGCGGCACAATTACGAGGTATTAAAAGTAAATTATTGTATTTACCTGAGGAAAATCACTGGGTGCTTCAACCACAGAATGCATTGGTTTGGCAACATGAATTTTTTAAATGGTTAAAAGAAACCTTATAA
- a CDS encoding YraN family protein translates to MAQHNDLGKEGEGIAMNFLLKNGYQILEQNYRYQKAEVDILARKDEILAVVEVKTRSTSEFGNPQDFVKPKQIQRLVTAVDAYVLAHNLDVEVRFDIIALIKTAKGFEIEHLEDAFYYF, encoded by the coding sequence ATGGCACAACATAACGATTTAGGTAAAGAAGGTGAGGGGATTGCGATGAATTTTCTTCTGAAAAATGGATATCAAATTTTAGAGCAAAATTACAGATACCAAAAAGCTGAAGTAGATATTTTGGCTAGAAAAGATGAGATCTTAGCCGTTGTTGAGGTAAAAACACGATCGACTTCAGAGTTTGGAAATCCACAAGATTTTGTAAAGCCAAAGCAAATTCAGCGCTTAGTGACTGCCGTAGATGCCTATGTTTTAGCTCATAATTTAGATGTAGAGGTGCGTTTTGATATTATTGCACTTATAAAAACCGCTAAAGGATTTGAAATAGAACATTTAGAAGACGCATTTTATTATTTTTAA